The genomic DNA CGCAGCTTGGCGGCCGAGTCTCCCCACCAGTAGTCGTGGTTGCCGCGCACGAGCACCTTGCGCCCCGGCCGCTCGTCCAGCCACTTCAAGTCCTCCAGCACCTCGCTCGGGCGGGTGGCCCAGGAGATGTCGCCCACCACGAGCACCACGTCCTCGGGGCGCACCTTCTCGTCCCAGGCGCGCTGCAACGGCAGCGGGTGCTCCGTCCAACCGAAGCGGTGCATGTCCTTGTTGCGCGTGGAGGGCAGGTGGGTGTCGCCGATGGCGAAGAGACGCATGGATTCCTCCTAACCCAACCCGTCCCCGCGCGTCGTCCCCGTCGGTGGGCACTTCCCAACGCTTCCCTGGAACATGTTGGTATTGAAAGTAAAGCGGACTTTTCCCGTGGAAGCGGAAAATGTATGGTGTTGGATGCCGTCCCCTCCCATCCCCTCGCAGAGGAGTGCCCGTATGCGTCCGTTCCGTCAGCCACTGGTGGCCGCCACCCTGGCGTTGTCCCTGGCCGCTTGTGGCCCGCAGGAGTCCCTGGAAGCCGCCGCGCCCTCCTCCGTGGAAGACGCGCGCACTCCCGCGCAGCGCGAGGCCGAGCGCACGCCGTATGAATTGGACGCGGCGTTCGCCCGGGCCGGCCAGGACTTCCAGGTACCGGCGGAACTGCTCAAGGGCATCGCCTACGCGGAGACGCGCTTCGAGATGATCCAGGGCCACCAGGAGTTCGAGGGTGTGCCGGCGGCCTCGGGCCTGATGGCGCTGCGGGGCGACAACCTGACGGAAGGTGCGCGGTTGGCGGGAGTGAGCGTGGAGGAGGCGCGCACCCAGCCGGAGGCGAACATCCGGGCGGCGGCGGCGCTGCTGTCGCGGTGGGCCCAGGCGGAAGGCATCGCGCGCGAGGACGTGGGCGCGTGGGCTCCGGGGGTGGTGAAGCTCAGCGGCATCACGAACCCCGAGGCGCAGGCGCAGTACGTGCACCGAGAGGTGTACGGGGTGATGCGCTCGGGCGTGGTGGCACAGACGCCGGCGGGCGGCGTGGCGGTATCGCTGATGCCTGGCGAGGTGCGGGCGAAGTTCGCCTCCCCGAGCGTGCACGCGATGGCGGCGGGTCCCGACTACGCGTCGGCCGTGTGGCGCGCCTCGCCCAACTACAACGCGCGGCCCACGGGCTCGGGCGGCGGCGTGCAGGTCATCGTCATCCACACGTGCGAGAGCAGCTACGCGAGCTGCTGGAGCTGGCTGGTCAACACCGAGTCCGGCGTGAGCGCGCACTACGTGGTGAACGAGAGCGGCAGTGAAATCTCCCAGCTGGTGCGCGAGTCGAGCCGCGGCTGGCACGTGGGCGCCACGTACGTCAGTTCGCTCAACGGCGGCCAGATGACCCATCTGGAGGGCACGTCGGTGAACAACTTCGCGGTGGGCATCGAGCATGGCGGCTCGGCCAGCCAGTCGAGCTTCCCGGCGGGGCAGATCGAGGCCTCGGCGAAGCTCACGTGCGACATCTCGCGCGACAACAGCGTGCCGCGCGACGGCTACCACATCGTGGGCCACGGCAAGCTCCAGCCCTACAACCGCACGGATCCGGGTCCCAACTGGCCGTGGAGCTCGTACCTCGCCCGGGTGCAGGAGCTGTGCGGGGACGCGCTCATCATCGACAGCAACAACGACTACAACGACGCCTCCAAGGGCTACATCCAGGTGTCGAGCAACTGGACGTCCTCGGCGAGCGTGGCGGGCTACTACGGCTCGGGCTACTGGTACGCGAGCACCCAGGCCATCTCGGACCCGGCGACGTTCTCCTTCTACCTGTCGGCGGCGGGCACCAAGACGATCGACGCCTGGTGGACCTCGGGCACGGATCGCTCGACGGCGGCGCCCTTCCTCGTCCTGGACGCCAGTGGCAAGCAGCTGGCCAAGGTGGTGGTGAATCAGCAGACGGGGGGCGGCACGTGGAACACGCTCGGCACCTACGCGTTCCCGGCCGGGTGGAACAAGGTCCAGCTCAGCCGCTGGACCACCACGGGCTCGGTGGTGATCGCCGACGCACTCCGCGTGCGCTGACACGTGTCTCTTCGGTGGATCGGCTTCGCACTCTGGGTGGAGGGCCGATCCACTGAAGTCTTTTCTCTGAAGACAAGAAAAACTGGCTTCCCTTGGGATCCAGGACAAGGCATTTTGACGGGCCCTCGCCCCCTGGAGGGGGCCGAGTCGCCGTCCATCCCCAAGGAGTGCTCGCATGCGCCCGTTCCGTCAGCCACTGGTGGCCGCCGCCGCCCTGGCGTTCTCGCTGTCCGCCTGTGGCCCGCAGGAGTCCGTGCAGTCCCCGTCCAGTGCCGTGGAAGACGCGCGCACCCCCGAGCAGGCGGAGGCCGAGCGCACGCCGTATGAGCTGGACGCGGCATTTGCCCGGGCTGGCCAGGACTTCCAGGTACCCGCGGAGCTGCTCAAGGGCATCGCCTACGCGGAGACGCGCTTCGAGATGATCCAGGGCCACCAGGAGTTCGAGGGCATGCCGGCGGCCTCGGGTCTGATGGCGCTCCGGGGTGACAACCTGACGGAAGGCGCGCGGTTGGCGGGAGTGAGCGTGGAAGAGGCGCGCACCCAGCCGGAGGCGAACATCCGGGCGGCGGCGGCACTGCTGTCTCAGTGGGCCCAGGCGGAAGGCATCGTGCGCGAGGACGTGGGCGCGTGGGCTCCGGTGGTGGTGAAGCTCAGCGGCATCACGAACCCCGAGGCGCAGGCGCAGTACGTGCACCGGGAGGTGTACGGGGTGATGCGCTCGGGCGTGGTGGCACAGACGCCGGCGGGAGGCGTGGCGGTGTCGCTGCTGCCGACCGAGGTGCAGGCGAAGTTCGCCTCCCCGAGCGTGCACGCGATGGCGGCGGGCCCCGACTACGCGTCGTCCATCTGGCGCGCCTCGCCCAACTACAACGCGCGGCCCTCGGGCTCGGGCGGCGGCGTGCAGATCGTCGTCATCCACACGTGTGAGGGCAGCTACTCGAGCTGCTGGAGCTGGCTGACGAACTCGGCCTCCGGCGTGAGCGCGCACTACGTGGTGAACGAGAGCGGCAGTGAAATCTCCCAGCTGGTGCGCGAGTCGAGCCGCGGCTGGCACGTGGGTGCCAACTACAGCCCCAGCCTCAACGGGGGCGTGCTGTCCAACCTGAGCGGCACGTCGGTGAACAACTTCGCGGTGGGCATCGAGCACGGTGGCTCGGCCAGCCAGTCGAGCTTCCCGGCGGGGCAGATCGAGGCCTCGGCGAAGCTCACGTGCAACATCGCCAAGGACAACGGCATCACCATCGACAGCTACCACATCGTGGCGCACGGCAAGCTGCAGCCGGCCAGCCGCACGGATCCGGGTCCCAACTGGCCGTGGAGCTCCTACATCAGCAAGGTGAAGGGCTACTGCGGCTCCGGTGGCACGACGCCTCCCCCGAGCGGCGGCCTCATCATCGACAGCAACAACGCCAACAACGACGAAGCCAAGGGCTATGTCGAGATGTCGGGCTCGTGGGCTCGCACGACGTCGACGGCGGGCTACTACGGCTCGGACTACTACTACGCCAGCACCCAGGCCATCTCGGACCCGGCGACGTTCTACTTCTACGCGTCCGCGGCGGGCACCAAGACGATCGACGCCTGGTGGACGGCGGGCACCAACCGCTCTCCGGCGGCGCCCTTCATCTTCGTGAACGCCGCGGGCACCACCGTGGCCACCCCGAAGGTGAACCAGCAGGTGGGCGGCGGTGCCTGGAACACCATTGGCACCTTCGCCGCCACGGCGGGCTGGAACAAGGTGCAGCTGAGCCGCTGGGCCACGGAAGGCTACGTGGTCGTCGCGGACGCCATCCGCGTGCGGTAGTGATGAGGCGTGATGACGCGTGAGTGGCTGAAGCGCTGGGGACGGGGTGGGGGGCGGCGGTGGGCCGTGCTCGCCCTGGCCCTGGCTGGATGCGGCAAGGTGGGCGGGTGCGGTGCTTCCGGCCCCCTGTCCGAGTCGGAACGGCGCTCCCTGCCGGGCGTCATCGCCTTCGTGTCGGAGCGGGCGCCCCAGCGCGATGTCTGGCTGGTGCGGCCCTCCACGGGCGAGGAGACTCAACTCACGCGGGGTCCCGAGGATGAGTACCCCGCCGCGCCGTCTCCGGACGGCTCGGCGGTGATGGTGGTGGCCTCGGCGGAGATGCAGGGGCTGCACGTGGAGCAACTGCGGCTGGCCCCGCTCGATGGCGGCCCCGTGGTGAACGTGACGCCGCCCCGCTCACGGGCGCGCAACCCGAGCTGGGCGCCGGATGGCCGCTGGTTCGTGGTCGAGTCGGATGCCCAGGGTTTCAGCGACGTGGTGCGGCAGGCGCCGAGCGAGGGCGCGGAGGTGCTGCCGCTGGCCACGGCGCGCGAGGGCAACTTCGAGCCGAGCGTGTCCCCGGATGGAACCCAGGTGGCGTTCGTGTCCAGCCGCTCGGGGGACCCCGAGGTCTACGTGATGAAGGCGGATGGCTCGGACGTGCGCCAGCTGACCACCTTCCACAGGGAGGACATGGCGCCGCTCTGGAGTCCCGATGGCCAGTGGATTTCGTTCCTGAGCGACCGGGAGGGCCGCGTGCGGCTGTTCGTGGTCAAGCCGGACGGGACGACGCTGCGCGCGGTGTCCGGGAAGGCGAAGCTGGGCGAGGAGCGCGAGCCCGCGTGGAGCCCGGATGGGCGCAAGCTGGTCTTCGTGGCGCCGTCCAAGGCCAAGGACGCTCAGGGCACCCAGGCGCGCATCTGGTTGGTGGACCTGGCGGGCGGCGGCGAGCCGGTGGCGCTGACGGACGGCAAGGCCGTGGATGATCAACCGGCGTGGAGTCCGGACGGCAAGTACCTGGTGTTCGCCTCGGACCGGCTGGGAGACGTGGAGCTGTTCCTGATGCGGGCGGATGGGAGCGGACAGACGCGGTTGACCACGTCCCCGGGCGCGGATTGGCTGCCGCGCTGGTTCACTCCGCCGGGTGGAAGGTGACGACGAGCGCGGCGCCCGGGGCGGCGCCCACGTTGCGCTTCATGTAGACCTTCTCGCCCTTCACCGCG from Melittangium boletus DSM 14713 includes the following:
- a CDS encoding N-acetylmuramoyl-L-alanine amidase; the protein is MRPFRQPLVAATLALSLAACGPQESLEAAAPSSVEDARTPAQREAERTPYELDAAFARAGQDFQVPAELLKGIAYAETRFEMIQGHQEFEGVPAASGLMALRGDNLTEGARLAGVSVEEARTQPEANIRAAAALLSRWAQAEGIAREDVGAWAPGVVKLSGITNPEAQAQYVHREVYGVMRSGVVAQTPAGGVAVSLMPGEVRAKFASPSVHAMAAGPDYASAVWRASPNYNARPTGSGGGVQVIVIHTCESSYASCWSWLVNTESGVSAHYVVNESGSEISQLVRESSRGWHVGATYVSSLNGGQMTHLEGTSVNNFAVGIEHGGSASQSSFPAGQIEASAKLTCDISRDNSVPRDGYHIVGHGKLQPYNRTDPGPNWPWSSYLARVQELCGDALIIDSNNDYNDASKGYIQVSSNWTSSASVAGYYGSGYWYASTQAISDPATFSFYLSAAGTKTIDAWWTSGTDRSTAAPFLVLDASGKQLAKVVVNQQTGGGTWNTLGTYAFPAGWNKVQLSRWTTTGSVVIADALRVR
- a CDS encoding N-acetylmuramoyl-L-alanine amidase, whose amino-acid sequence is MRPFRQPLVAAAALAFSLSACGPQESVQSPSSAVEDARTPEQAEAERTPYELDAAFARAGQDFQVPAELLKGIAYAETRFEMIQGHQEFEGMPAASGLMALRGDNLTEGARLAGVSVEEARTQPEANIRAAAALLSQWAQAEGIVREDVGAWAPVVVKLSGITNPEAQAQYVHREVYGVMRSGVVAQTPAGGVAVSLLPTEVQAKFASPSVHAMAAGPDYASSIWRASPNYNARPSGSGGGVQIVVIHTCEGSYSSCWSWLTNSASGVSAHYVVNESGSEISQLVRESSRGWHVGANYSPSLNGGVLSNLSGTSVNNFAVGIEHGGSASQSSFPAGQIEASAKLTCNIAKDNGITIDSYHIVAHGKLQPASRTDPGPNWPWSSYISKVKGYCGSGGTTPPPSGGLIIDSNNANNDEAKGYVEMSGSWARTTSTAGYYGSDYYYASTQAISDPATFYFYASAAGTKTIDAWWTAGTNRSPAAPFIFVNAAGTTVATPKVNQQVGGGAWNTIGTFAATAGWNKVQLSRWATEGYVVVADAIRVR
- a CDS encoding LpqB family beta-propeller domain-containing protein, translated to MTREWLKRWGRGGGRRWAVLALALAGCGKVGGCGASGPLSESERRSLPGVIAFVSERAPQRDVWLVRPSTGEETQLTRGPEDEYPAAPSPDGSAVMVVASAEMQGLHVEQLRLAPLDGGPVVNVTPPRSRARNPSWAPDGRWFVVESDAQGFSDVVRQAPSEGAEVLPLATAREGNFEPSVSPDGTQVAFVSSRSGDPEVYVMKADGSDVRQLTTFHREDMAPLWSPDGQWISFLSDREGRVRLFVVKPDGTTLRAVSGKAKLGEEREPAWSPDGRKLVFVAPSKAKDAQGTQARIWLVDLAGGGEPVALTDGKAVDDQPAWSPDGKYLVFASDRLGDVELFLMRADGSGQTRLTTSPGADWLPRWFTPPGGR